Proteins encoded within one genomic window of Granulicella pectinivorans:
- a CDS encoding APC family permease → MVEAGEHGLKRELRLRDLVPMQLLLVIGVSWAGIAAKQGSTHPAMWVVGVLFFFLPQVAVVTYCAQLWPLEGGVYQWAKHAIGPMAGFLSAWNYGLYAVLLVSSIGIQAATSLAYAFGPKAAWMADSRGLTFGLNLFLFTLMLGVNIPGMKLGKWVTHFGAGMILIVTATLLLVLVWHPGATAAHPHISPQKPFVLAWPVFTVMAINLYFKVAFNALSGLEQVAVFAGETKNAARSVMLSAWIAAPAVVVIYVLMTSSMLTYTPASQIDLAGPIPQVLAAALGVGVGAWLGRVMILGLMLYLIASYIMIMAETSRLPLVAGWDDVLPAWFTKLHPRYRTPVRSLTVIVGLSALASVLASVGAGREEAFQVLQNSNQICFGVYYCAMFGVPLAMAFRRTEKTPGFWILVSAVLGLIVTVAEVILANFPIVEVNSTLGFAVKVLLTAVGLNLVGFWIYWRGTRKPEVLAI, encoded by the coding sequence TTGGTTGAGGCGGGGGAGCATGGGCTGAAACGGGAGTTGCGTCTGCGGGACCTCGTCCCCATGCAACTGCTTCTGGTCATCGGGGTCTCGTGGGCCGGAATCGCGGCGAAACAGGGTTCAACGCATCCTGCCATGTGGGTCGTGGGTGTTCTGTTCTTCTTCCTGCCGCAGGTAGCGGTGGTCACCTACTGCGCACAGCTCTGGCCCCTCGAGGGTGGGGTCTACCAGTGGGCGAAGCATGCGATCGGACCCATGGCTGGGTTTCTGAGCGCGTGGAACTACGGTCTGTACGCGGTGCTGCTCGTCTCATCGATCGGGATTCAAGCGGCGACCAGTCTGGCCTATGCGTTCGGCCCCAAGGCCGCGTGGATGGCGGATAGCCGCGGGCTCACATTCGGTTTGAATCTGTTTCTGTTCACCCTGATGCTCGGCGTGAACATCCCCGGAATGAAGCTCGGCAAGTGGGTCACCCACTTTGGGGCGGGCATGATCCTTATCGTGACGGCGACGCTCCTTCTGGTGCTCGTCTGGCACCCCGGAGCCACCGCAGCGCACCCGCACATCAGCCCGCAGAAGCCGTTTGTGCTGGCCTGGCCGGTCTTCACCGTCATGGCGATCAATCTCTACTTCAAAGTTGCTTTTAACGCGCTGTCGGGTCTTGAGCAGGTGGCGGTCTTCGCCGGCGAGACCAAGAACGCGGCCCGCTCGGTGATGCTGTCCGCGTGGATCGCAGCTCCCGCCGTGGTCGTGATCTATGTGCTCATGACAAGTTCCATGCTGACCTACACGCCAGCCTCCCAGATCGACCTGGCCGGTCCGATTCCGCAGGTGCTGGCGGCGGCTCTCGGCGTGGGTGTTGGCGCGTGGCTGGGGCGTGTCATGATCCTCGGGCTCATGCTCTATCTGATCGCCTCATACATCATGATCATGGCCGAGACGAGCCGGCTACCTCTTGTCGCGGGCTGGGACGATGTGCTGCCCGCCTGGTTCACGAAGCTTCATCCCCGTTACAGGACCCCGGTCCGGAGCCTGACCGTCATCGTCGGGCTGTCGGCGCTGGCCAGTGTGCTGGCTAGCGTGGGCGCGGGCCGGGAGGAGGCCTTCCAGGTTCTGCAGAACAGCAACCAGATCTGCTTCGGTGTCTACTACTGCGCGATGTTTGGCGTTCCGCTGGCGATGGCGTTCCGGCGTACGGAGAAGACGCCGGGATTCTGGATTCTGGTCAGTGCAGTCCTCGGCCTGATCGTCACGGTGGCGGAGGTCATTCTCGCAAACTTCCCGATCGTCGAGGTCAACAGCACGCTGGGGTTCGCGGTGAAGGTGCTGCTCACGGCGGTCGGGCTCAATCTGGTGGGCTTCTGGATTTACTGGCGAGGCACGCGAAAGCCTGAAGTGCTGGCGATATAG
- the tgt gene encoding tRNA guanosine(34) transglycosylase Tgt, with the protein MDLTFDVLKTSEAGGRRAVLGLPHGDVQTPVFMPVGTVASVKAVPQDVLEVNGANGKGAQIILANTYHLYLRPGHELVRRMGGVHQFMSWRRPMLTDSGGFQVFSLKGLRKISEEGVEFRSHLDGGKHFFSPEHSMGVQIALGADIMMAFDECVETPATWERTRESMGLTHRWAERSKAYFEEHKTEVPWFEARGGRTQSLFGIVQGGMYADLRKESAEKMVEIGFPGYAIGGLAVGEPREVTREMIARTLEHLPKDKPRYVMGVGYPDEIEEYARMGVDMMDCVLPTRAGRHGLLFARVDGRIERLNIKKKEFAEDQGPIDETCACMVCQRYTRAYLRHLYAAQEPLSAVLNSIHNLAFYLDTMERVRGDLA; encoded by the coding sequence ATGGATTTGACGTTTGACGTTTTGAAGACGAGCGAGGCGGGTGGACGGCGTGCTGTCCTCGGGCTCCCGCATGGGGACGTGCAGACGCCCGTGTTTATGCCGGTGGGCACCGTCGCCTCGGTGAAGGCCGTTCCGCAGGATGTGCTGGAAGTGAATGGGGCCAATGGCAAGGGCGCGCAGATCATTCTTGCCAACACCTACCACCTGTATCTCCGTCCCGGGCATGAACTGGTCCGGCGGATGGGGGGCGTGCATCAGTTCATGAGCTGGCGTCGGCCCATGCTGACGGACTCAGGCGGATTTCAGGTATTCAGCCTCAAGGGCCTCAGGAAGATCTCGGAAGAGGGCGTGGAGTTTCGCTCGCATCTCGATGGGGGGAAGCACTTCTTCTCGCCGGAACACTCGATGGGAGTGCAGATCGCGCTCGGTGCGGACATCATGATGGCCTTCGACGAGTGCGTGGAGACCCCGGCGACGTGGGAGCGCACGCGCGAATCGATGGGCCTGACGCACCGCTGGGCGGAGCGCTCGAAGGCATACTTCGAGGAGCACAAGACGGAAGTCCCCTGGTTCGAGGCACGCGGCGGAAGGACGCAGAGTCTCTTCGGCATCGTACAGGGGGGCATGTACGCGGACCTGAGGAAGGAGTCGGCGGAGAAGATGGTGGAGATTGGCTTTCCAGGATATGCGATCGGCGGCCTTGCGGTGGGTGAGCCGCGCGAGGTGACGCGCGAGATGATTGCGCGCACCCTCGAACATCTGCCGAAGGATAAGCCGCGTTACGTGATGGGGGTCGGCTATCCGGATGAGATCGAGGAGTATGCGCGCATGGGGGTCGACATGATGGACTGCGTGCTGCCGACCCGTGCAGGACGCCACGGGCTTCTGTTTGCGCGGGTGGACGGGAGAATTGAGCGGCTGAACATCAAGAAGAAGGAGTTCGCCGAGGACCAGGGTCCGATCGACGAAACATGCGCATGCATGGTGTGTCAGCGGTATACGCGGGCTTATCTGCGTCACCTGTATGCGGCGCAGGAGCCGTTGAGCGCGGTGCTGAACTCGATCCATAATCTGGCGTTTTATCTCGACACGATGGAGAGGGTTCGAGGGGATCTGGCGTGA
- a CDS encoding heme-degrading domain-containing protein, whose protein sequence is MPPTPAEDAAHILLQEQTLTLEQFDASVAWTLGSMLHAMAVERHYVLVIDIRRFGRPIQPLFYAALPGTTPDNARWARRKSNVVGRYHRSSYAVGLRLEAQGQTLTQRHALPASQYATHGGSFPIAVPAAGGVVGAITVSGLTSREDHELIVEALCRHLGHDYKALRLR, encoded by the coding sequence ATGCCTCCCACACCCGCCGAAGACGCCGCCCACATTCTCCTGCAGGAGCAGACCCTCACCCTGGAGCAGTTCGACGCCTCCGTTGCCTGGACGCTCGGCTCCATGCTCCATGCCATGGCCGTCGAACGCCATTATGTCCTCGTCATCGACATCCGTCGCTTCGGCCGGCCAATCCAGCCTCTCTTCTACGCCGCGCTGCCCGGAACGACCCCGGACAACGCCCGTTGGGCCCGGCGCAAATCGAACGTCGTGGGCCGCTACCATCGCAGCTCCTATGCGGTTGGCCTCCGCCTCGAAGCCCAGGGACAGACCCTTACCCAGCGCCACGCCCTGCCGGCAAGCCAGTATGCCACCCACGGAGGCTCCTTTCCTATCGCGGTGCCCGCCGCCGGTGGCGTCGTTGGAGCGATCACCGTCTCCGGCCTTACCTCCCGCGAAGACCACGAACTGATCGTGGAAGCTCTGTGCCGGCACCTTGGCCACGACTATAAAGCTCTGCGTCTGCGTTGA
- a CDS encoding Hsp20/alpha crystallin family protein, which produces MTTLARFVPFRSPLHDVAVLQNRLNSVFQEFTRNDTPEMSLSESLASGSFIPAVDIFEDDQHLVLHVEAPGVKQEDLNIHIENQTLTVKGQRNFESNRKEENYHRIERRYGSFTRTFTLPPTVDTDAITAQYDAGVLTVSIAKKAEAKPRQIKVELSAPKAEAKQVEASTAA; this is translated from the coding sequence ATGACCACTCTGGCTCGATTTGTTCCGTTCCGTTCCCCGCTCCACGATGTCGCCGTCCTGCAGAACCGTCTCAACTCCGTCTTCCAGGAGTTCACGCGGAATGACACCCCCGAGATGAGCCTCTCCGAGAGCCTCGCCTCCGGCAGCTTCATCCCCGCCGTCGATATCTTCGAAGACGATCAGCATCTCGTGCTCCATGTGGAGGCACCTGGGGTCAAGCAGGAAGACCTCAATATTCACATCGAGAATCAGACCCTGACCGTCAAGGGCCAGCGCAACTTCGAGTCCAACCGCAAGGAGGAGAACTACCACCGGATTGAGCGCCGCTACGGTTCGTTTACCCGGACCTTCACCCTGCCCCCGACCGTCGATACCGACGCGATCACCGCGCAGTACGACGCCGGGGTTCTGACGGTATCCATCGCGAAGAAGGCCGAGGCCAAGCCGCGCCAGATCAAGGTGGAGCTCTCCGCACCGAAAGCCGAGGCCAAACAAGTCGAGGCAAGCACCGCCGCCTGA
- a CDS encoding RcnB family protein → MNRIRKALALSTVALTLSAGLAFAQDHHDDHHDDPHAGYVHHDDWQKGHRMNHDDWNRGQRIDYRAYHLSAPRRGYEWRQVDGNYVMAAVATGLIASVVVASAAH, encoded by the coding sequence ATGAACCGCATTCGCAAGGCTCTTGCACTCTCGACCGTCGCCCTTACCCTCAGCGCCGGACTTGCCTTCGCCCAGGATCACCATGACGACCACCACGACGATCCGCATGCCGGTTACGTCCACCATGACGACTGGCAGAAGGGCCACCGGATGAATCATGACGACTGGAACCGTGGGCAGCGCATCGACTACCGCGCCTACCATCTCAGCGCGCCACGCCGCGGGTATGAGTGGCGTCAGGTGGATGGAAACTATGTGATGGCCGCGGTCGCTACCGGGCTGATCGCCTCGGTCGTCGTCGCCTCGGCTGCTCACTAA
- a CDS encoding DUF5666 domain-containing protein: MVKRTKTMEALLAGATAASMILAGCNSAVTALTGGTAVTGNTTATSALMTDAPGDQVVALGLTVNGIRMYDASGKYADVLTSPVTIEASHLDGVDEPLKAALSIPQDTYTSAVITVSSPTVSYVDPATKKVVQATTVLASATDTVTFSTPITVTATSTPLCFDLMVGQSVALSGTMATVTPVFDVRAIPLASNPTNGGNGKLDDIHGAVVSVSGTTLILATPNATQVTITTNASTVLQGFSSLSALTVGSLVDVDLVQQTSGTLLAARIHRVPGIAANELVGLVTATTGSPVTSFTQTVRQWIGPGTAGTIAGTSYTIAVASGTTFATSANFGTLPSLPFTPVFTAGTLFAGQNVEVDASAVSGTSATAGTVTLVPQTIDGTVAAISSQGGFTAYTVTLNAGSSLATLTGATSVVVFTTASTQMMNSASIVVGGAVRFNGLLFLDAGVLKLVCGGAMDGPGAPPPQKHG, encoded by the coding sequence ATGGTGAAGAGGACGAAAACGATGGAAGCGCTGTTGGCTGGAGCTACAGCCGCGTCGATGATTCTGGCGGGTTGCAACTCGGCCGTGACGGCGCTGACGGGCGGAACGGCGGTGACGGGGAATACGACGGCCACCTCTGCCCTGATGACGGACGCTCCGGGCGACCAGGTGGTGGCGCTGGGGCTCACGGTCAACGGCATTCGGATGTACGACGCGAGCGGCAAGTACGCCGACGTGTTGACGAGCCCAGTGACGATCGAGGCGTCGCATCTCGACGGCGTCGATGAGCCGCTCAAGGCCGCACTGTCGATCCCGCAGGATACCTATACCTCGGCGGTCATCACCGTTTCGAGCCCCACCGTGAGCTACGTCGATCCGGCGACAAAGAAGGTGGTGCAGGCAACGACCGTGCTGGCCTCGGCGACCGATACGGTTACGTTTTCGACTCCGATTACCGTGACGGCGACCTCCACTCCGCTCTGCTTCGATCTGATGGTGGGCCAGTCCGTGGCGCTCTCTGGCACCATGGCGACGGTGACGCCGGTCTTCGATGTACGGGCGATTCCGCTGGCTTCGAACCCGACCAATGGCGGCAACGGAAAGCTGGACGACATCCATGGGGCGGTGGTCTCGGTGAGCGGTACGACCCTGATTCTTGCGACGCCGAATGCGACGCAGGTAACCATTACGACGAATGCGAGTACGGTGCTCCAGGGCTTCAGTTCCCTATCCGCACTGACGGTAGGCTCCCTGGTGGATGTCGACCTTGTGCAGCAGACGTCTGGAACGCTGCTCGCCGCGCGCATTCATCGCGTACCTGGGATAGCGGCGAACGAGTTGGTGGGCCTGGTGACGGCTACGACAGGTAGTCCGGTGACGAGCTTCACCCAGACCGTGCGGCAGTGGATCGGGCCAGGCACAGCCGGAACGATCGCCGGTACCAGCTACACGATCGCGGTGGCCAGCGGGACCACGTTTGCCACGTCGGCGAACTTCGGGACGCTGCCTTCCCTTCCTTTTACGCCTGTGTTCACAGCGGGAACGCTGTTTGCCGGGCAGAATGTGGAGGTCGATGCTTCGGCAGTGAGCGGTACGAGTGCCACAGCCGGAACCGTGACCCTGGTTCCCCAGACGATCGACGGCACGGTGGCGGCGATCTCGTCGCAGGGCGGCTTCACGGCTTACACGGTCACACTGAACGCGGGATCTTCCTTGGCTACTCTGACAGGGGCTACGTCGGTCGTCGTCTTCACCACTGCGTCGACGCAGATGATGAACAGTGCTTCGATTGTGGTGGGAGGTGCCGTCCGGTTCAACGGCTTGCTGTTTCTCGACGCCGGAGTACTCAAGCTGGTGTGTGGCGGAGCGATGGATGGTCCGGGTGCGCCGCCTCCGCAAAAGCACGGGTAG
- a CDS encoding amidohydrolase: MFPPRCAGWLLMACGVAGAQTRPVADMVLVHGTVLTVDAKDSTAQALAVRGGRIVAVGTDAAVMRLVGSHTQIVDLKGRTATPGLIDTHGHYGEAGSDDLFHVTLPDATSIAEIVRRVKARVDKAKPGEWIVGFGWDEGKLAEKRYLYASDLDAVSPNNPVVMTNSTGHYLTANSVALRLAKIADDTPDPAGGTIDRDASGHVTGILKENALRPISALIPPATPAQMRDGILMEAANLHSEGVTAVKDTASEHVWEAYRDLNREGRLDLRVCMLWRAGQSMVTANAVLAQMRAASPVERVYDGRLATCGAKIFMDGSSIARTAWSYDPWDKDGVADGTNTGYPGFDPEVYRSMVRMFHQAGVSVGTHAIGDKAIDWVVDTYAQVLKEKPTIGLRDSIIHAYLPTPHATETMAMLEAKYDAGYPEVQPVFLYWLGKSMPPNFGPERLARTMPLKTYLDHGIRWGAGSDYAVAPLAPRLGIWASVEREVMGGAHSFGTAEAVDVHTALRSYTAWAAPLIFLEREVGTLEVGKRADIAVWDKNPYAIPASELKNLRCEMTFVDGKVVFTRAK, from the coding sequence ATGTTTCCTCCAAGGTGTGCTGGCTGGCTTCTGATGGCGTGCGGTGTGGCGGGGGCGCAGACGCGTCCTGTCGCGGATATGGTTCTGGTACACGGTACGGTGTTGACCGTGGATGCGAAGGATTCGACGGCGCAGGCGCTGGCCGTGCGTGGTGGCCGGATCGTCGCGGTTGGGACGGATGCGGCGGTGATGCGTCTGGTGGGCTCTCACACGCAGATCGTCGATCTGAAGGGGAGAACGGCGACCCCAGGTCTGATCGACACGCATGGGCACTACGGCGAGGCAGGGTCGGACGACCTCTTCCACGTCACCCTGCCCGATGCCACCAGCATTGCGGAGATCGTACGCCGCGTGAAGGCACGAGTAGACAAGGCGAAGCCCGGAGAGTGGATCGTCGGCTTCGGATGGGACGAGGGCAAGCTGGCGGAGAAGCGATATCTCTACGCGTCGGACCTCGATGCAGTATCACCCAACAATCCGGTCGTCATGACGAACTCGACTGGCCACTACCTGACGGCGAACAGCGTCGCACTTCGACTGGCGAAGATTGCAGACGACACGCCAGACCCAGCAGGCGGGACGATCGACCGTGACGCGTCGGGCCATGTAACCGGGATCCTCAAGGAGAACGCTCTGCGCCCCATCTCCGCGCTCATTCCGCCCGCGACGCCCGCGCAGATGCGCGATGGAATCCTGATGGAGGCGGCAAACCTCCACAGCGAGGGCGTGACCGCGGTGAAGGATACGGCGTCCGAGCACGTCTGGGAGGCGTACCGGGATCTGAATCGCGAGGGAAGGCTCGATCTCCGGGTCTGCATGCTCTGGCGCGCCGGGCAGTCGATGGTTACGGCGAACGCGGTGCTCGCTCAGATGCGGGCCGCCTCGCCGGTAGAGAGGGTCTACGACGGGCGGTTGGCGACCTGCGGGGCGAAGATCTTCATGGACGGCAGCTCCATCGCGCGGACCGCCTGGAGCTACGACCCGTGGGACAAAGACGGTGTCGCGGACGGGACGAATACCGGCTACCCGGGCTTCGATCCCGAGGTCTACCGGTCGATGGTGCGGATGTTCCACCAGGCCGGCGTGAGTGTGGGCACCCATGCGATTGGGGATAAGGCCATCGACTGGGTGGTGGACACCTATGCGCAGGTCCTGAAGGAAAAACCGACGATCGGCCTCCGCGACTCGATCATCCACGCCTACCTTCCGACGCCCCACGCCACCGAGACGATGGCGATGCTCGAGGCGAAATATGACGCAGGATATCCCGAGGTACAGCCAGTCTTCCTGTACTGGCTGGGCAAAAGCATGCCGCCGAACTTCGGGCCGGAGCGGCTTGCCCGCACGATGCCCCTGAAGACCTACCTCGATCACGGAATCCGGTGGGGGGCCGGCTCCGACTACGCGGTTGCCCCGTTGGCACCACGGCTGGGAATATGGGCATCCGTCGAACGCGAGGTGATGGGAGGAGCGCATTCGTTTGGCACGGCGGAGGCGGTAGACGTTCACACGGCGTTGCGATCCTACACCGCTTGGGCAGCCCCGCTGATCTTTCTGGAGCGCGAGGTCGGAACCCTCGAAGTCGGAAAGCGCGCCGATATCGCAGTCTGGGACAAGAATCCCTATGCAATACCGGCTTCAGAGTTGAAGAATCTGCGCTGCGAGATGACCTTCGTCGATGGAAAAGTCGTGTTTACAAGGGCAAAGTGA
- a CDS encoding CDP-alcohol phosphatidyltransferase family protein, producing MTWTRAFGKGSGWLLQKIVNGFALSKISPNTLTFIGLIINVVAAIFFGYARAENKDRMFVYAGLVIIGAGLFDMVDGRVARQTNQVSVFGAFFDSVLDRYSDVALFFGLLVYYARGNRFFYVVLVAFCMTASLMVSYTRARAEALIGTCKVGFMERPERIVLVIIGALFNHWGVMAPALWTLALFSTITVIHRIRYTYNETERRKLLIASQ from the coding sequence ATGACCTGGACACGCGCATTCGGTAAGGGCAGCGGCTGGCTGCTGCAGAAGATCGTCAACGGCTTTGCGCTGTCGAAGATCTCCCCCAACACCCTGACCTTCATCGGGCTCATCATCAATGTCGTTGCCGCGATCTTCTTCGGTTACGCCCGTGCCGAAAACAAAGATCGCATGTTCGTCTACGCCGGCCTGGTCATCATTGGTGCTGGTCTCTTCGACATGGTCGATGGCCGCGTCGCCCGCCAGACGAACCAGGTCTCGGTCTTCGGTGCCTTCTTCGATTCCGTCCTCGACCGATACTCCGACGTCGCCCTCTTCTTCGGGCTGCTGGTCTACTACGCGCGCGGCAATCGCTTCTTCTACGTGGTCCTCGTGGCCTTCTGCATGACCGCGTCGCTGATGGTGTCCTACACCCGTGCGCGCGCCGAAGCCCTGATCGGAACCTGCAAGGTCGGCTTCATGGAGCGCCCCGAGCGCATCGTCCTGGTCATTATCGGAGCCTTGTTCAACCATTGGGGCGTCATGGCCCCGGCGTTGTGGACCCTGGCCCTCTTTTCGACGATTACCGTGATCCATCGCATCCGCTACACCTACAACGAGACCGAACGCCGCAAACTCCTCATCGCCAGCCAATAG
- a CDS encoding transporter substrate-binding domain-containing protein, with product MKFLVVLLALAATAGAQTLERVKTAKTLVCGLNEEDGEYSRTDDHGTREAFDRDLCKAVAVAILGPAARTEVKVFSDDVDAIAALKAGTVDLLPTSPLDFTHATEPGIGLSGVVLWDGVGFMVPVTSKAQQMEDLGGKKTCVLAETEVEDTVKAWVQRSGVALNVFPFTEEGEMEAAFVTGTCPVLAGDLTRLASTRAGFGEIAGKFKVLPGVVSKDPLAAAYLASDQRFGRIVDWVVQALIGAEEMGVAQAHPVGVAAEWDLNERRLAGKTHDLGDRLGLPDDWAVRVVEAVGNYGEIYERDLGPKTEMGLLRGWNRLGRDGGLMVALPLK from the coding sequence TTGAAGTTCCTTGTCGTTCTGCTGGCCTTGGCCGCGACCGCCGGTGCACAAACGCTGGAGAGGGTGAAGACCGCAAAGACACTCGTCTGCGGGCTGAACGAAGAGGATGGCGAGTACTCGCGGACGGACGATCATGGCACACGCGAGGCCTTCGACCGCGACCTGTGCAAGGCCGTCGCGGTCGCGATCCTCGGGCCTGCCGCGAGGACCGAGGTCAAGGTGTTCTCGGACGATGTCGACGCGATTGCGGCATTGAAGGCCGGAACCGTCGATCTTCTGCCCACCTCGCCGCTGGATTTTACGCACGCCACGGAGCCGGGTATTGGGTTGAGCGGGGTGGTGCTCTGGGATGGCGTCGGTTTCATGGTGCCCGTCACGTCCAAAGCGCAGCAGATGGAGGATCTGGGCGGCAAGAAGACCTGTGTGCTCGCGGAGACCGAGGTCGAGGACACCGTGAAGGCCTGGGTCCAGCGGAGTGGAGTCGCCCTGAACGTATTTCCGTTTACCGAAGAAGGCGAGATGGAGGCCGCGTTCGTGACGGGAACGTGTCCTGTGCTCGCCGGGGATCTGACGCGACTCGCCTCGACGCGGGCCGGCTTTGGGGAGATTGCGGGCAAATTCAAAGTGCTGCCCGGTGTGGTGTCGAAAGATCCCCTGGCGGCGGCGTATCTCGCTTCCGATCAGCGTTTTGGGCGAATCGTCGACTGGGTGGTGCAGGCGCTGATCGGGGCCGAGGAGATGGGGGTGGCGCAGGCTCATCCCGTGGGAGTCGCTGCCGAATGGGATTTGAACGAGCGGCGCCTGGCAGGCAAGACGCATGACCTGGGGGACAGGCTTGGACTTCCCGACGATTGGGCGGTGCGGGTGGTCGAGGCCGTGGGGAACTATGGCGAGATCTACGAGCGGGATCTCGGGCCTAAGACCGAAATGGGCCTGCTGCGGGGATGGAACCGGTTGGGACGCGATGGCGGCTTGATGGTAGCGTTGCCGTTGAAGTAG
- a CDS encoding phospholipase C has translation MAFGLAGAIGVGLALTGAARAQVEIAPPSSKETMKMAGPVSETLSHDAKLKLLRQKVKYVFVLFQENRSFDFYFGTYPGADGLYPKSGKVPGFVQPIVNVDGTVGTISPFRIPSSIVDKTGKTVQLYPMDLASVNHAHVPSVKKLHLDAENVAANDRYSVTEEGLELDANGKPNKFPTLARKQMGEVVMGHIDCDMAPFMWRWADRFTLFDHFMDTEIGPSTPNAIAMISGQVGETQWMLHPEEKGVPMLADPYPYWGSKLDPTKEGKQPQVKASSNPSPNLTYATLPLSFMGDAIEKTTAKDRDKAFDLLDVKEDIAKIAGHGVAAVPWGWYQEGYDHEPSDLGAEAKHAGYVVHHNAPQYFGYISNNPDVNAHMHGLGDFFADMKAEALPKGGGAFYVRGGQGNLHGYKPLDPTVSVQDKYSGDDDHPGYSDSQISEALLAEEINAIAASPYWKDSVILIAYDETDGLYDHVRPIIRSADRVGLALHQGPRIPSLLISPYGVAHGVSHEPVEHSSIIKLVDELFGLIPLADLPDEMKGRKIGEAQGLKNMGPADDLVAGVGDMLSGFDDARLTGKKKPLPGSYAMIPAEELPKFPHFGGEGCKALGITPTDWGRPNPLPADFNPRPVDSPGIPADGGWKP, from the coding sequence ATGGCTTTCGGGCTGGCAGGGGCGATTGGGGTGGGTTTGGCGCTGACCGGTGCGGCGCGTGCGCAGGTGGAGATCGCTCCCCCCTCCAGCAAAGAGACGATGAAGATGGCCGGACCGGTCTCGGAGACGCTGTCCCATGATGCCAAACTGAAGTTGCTGCGGCAGAAGGTCAAGTACGTCTTCGTGTTATTCCAGGAGAACCGCTCGTTCGACTTTTACTTCGGCACCTATCCGGGTGCAGATGGACTCTACCCCAAGTCTGGCAAGGTTCCTGGGTTCGTGCAGCCCATTGTGAACGTGGACGGCACTGTGGGGACCATCTCGCCGTTCCGGATCCCGTCTTCGATCGTAGATAAGACCGGCAAGACGGTGCAGCTCTATCCAATGGACCTGGCGAGCGTGAATCATGCGCATGTGCCTTCGGTGAAGAAGTTGCATCTCGACGCAGAGAACGTCGCGGCGAACGACCGCTACTCGGTCACCGAAGAAGGCCTGGAACTGGATGCGAACGGCAAGCCGAACAAGTTCCCCACGCTCGCGCGCAAGCAGATGGGCGAGGTGGTGATGGGGCATATCGACTGCGATATGGCCCCATTTATGTGGCGGTGGGCAGATCGCTTCACGTTGTTCGATCACTTCATGGACACGGAGATTGGCCCTTCCACGCCGAACGCGATCGCCATGATCTCGGGGCAGGTCGGCGAGACGCAGTGGATGCTGCATCCCGAGGAGAAGGGTGTGCCGATGCTGGCCGATCCCTATCCCTACTGGGGTTCGAAGCTCGATCCAACCAAAGAGGGCAAGCAGCCACAGGTGAAGGCCTCGAGCAATCCTTCGCCGAACCTGACCTACGCGACCCTGCCCTTGTCGTTCATGGGCGATGCGATCGAGAAGACCACGGCCAAGGACCGCGACAAGGCATTCGATCTGCTCGACGTGAAGGAAGACATCGCCAAGATCGCTGGGCATGGCGTCGCGGCGGTGCCGTGGGGCTGGTACCAGGAGGGCTATGACCACGAGCCCTCCGATCTCGGCGCGGAAGCAAAGCACGCGGGCTATGTGGTGCATCACAACGCGCCGCAGTACTTCGGGTATATCTCGAACAATCCGGATGTGAACGCGCACATGCACGGTCTTGGAGACTTCTTCGCCGATATGAAGGCCGAGGCTCTCCCCAAGGGCGGCGGTGCATTCTATGTGCGCGGGGGCCAGGGCAATCTACATGGATACAAGCCGCTCGACCCGACGGTGAGTGTGCAGGACAAGTACTCCGGCGACGACGACCATCCGGGTTACTCGGACTCGCAGATCTCGGAGGCCCTGCTGGCGGAGGAGATCAACGCGATTGCCGCGTCGCCGTACTGGAAGGACTCGGTGATTCTGATCGCGTACGACGAAACGGATGGCTTATACGACCATGTGCGGCCCATCATCCGTTCTGCTGACCGGGTCGGTCTCGCACTGCACCAAGGGCCGCGGATTCCTTCGCTGCTTATCTCGCCCTATGGCGTGGCGCACGGCGTCTCGCATGAGCCGGTGGAACATAGCTCGATCATCAAGCTGGTGGATGAGCTGTTTGGTCTGATTCCGTTGGCGGACCTGCCCGACGAGATGAAGGGCCGGAAGATCGGCGAGGCACAGGGGCTGAAGAACATGGGGCCCGCCGATGACCTGGTCGCAGGGGTAGGGGATATGTTGTCGGGGTTCGACGATGCGCGGCTGACCGGCAAGAAGAAGCCTCTGCCTGGAAGCTACGCGATGATTCCGGCCGAGGAGCTGCCGAAGTTCCCGCACTTTGGCGGCGAGGGTTGCAAGGCGCTCGGGATCACGCCCACAGACTGGGGTAGGCCGAATCCGCTGCCCGCCGACTTCAACCCCCGTCCCGTAGATTCGCCGGGAATTCCGGCGGACGGGGGATGGAAGCCTTGA